A portion of the Syngnathoides biaculeatus isolate LvHL_M chromosome 7, ASM1980259v1, whole genome shotgun sequence genome contains these proteins:
- the angptl3 gene encoding angiopoietin-related protein 3, with protein sequence MMQFFLLLLLASSNAAVPLENLGQDDILTMPSESLTTAPSSTEAKSRFAMLDDVRLLANGLLQLGQSLREFVHKTKNQINDIFQKLNIFDRSFYQLSVVTSEIKEEEEELKRTTSVLKTNNEEIKNLSLEINSKINNIVEERAQLQGKVGSLEERLKGLSEHMLPGDQLKEITALKEVIESQEKTITSLMKAVQEQHAQLDHQKIKIKNMEEKLNYESLQDTSDKTTDSETTALDVFEYQTRNSSDLNENDLPIDCTELFERKENRSGIYIIEPKESEPFSVYCEMGSDGGSTVIQRRVDGSVDFDQTWDEYEKGFGNLGKDFWLGLKKIHSITQQRLYILRIDLEEWKEDKHWAEYHFSLDGPSEYYTLHLSNFSSDLVDAMANTSRIRFSTKDQNNGTPEASNCARNYTGGWWFTGCGENNLNGRYLWVRAKGRSGRRRGLHWKPGNGTAYSLKMTKFSIRPAIAGESFK encoded by the exons ATGATGCAGTTTTTCCTGTTACTCCTCCTAGCCAGTTCCAATGCTGCTGTTCCCCTGGAAAACTTGGGTCAAGATGACATCCTCACAATGCCTTCCGAAAGCCTTACAACAGCACCAAGTTCAACAGAAGCAAAGTCTCGGTTTGCCATGTTAGACGATGTGCGTCTTCTTGCAAATGGCCTCCTTCAGCTGGGCCAGAGCTTACGGGAGTTTGTCCACAAGACCAAGAATCAAATCAACGACATCTTCcaaaaactgaatatttttgACAGGTCATTTTACCAGCTTTCAGTGGTCACTTCAGAAAtcaaggaggaagaagaagaactgaAGAGGACAACCAGTGTATTGAAGACAAACAATGAGGAGATAAAAAACCTGTCTCTGGAAATCAATTCTAAGATAAATAACATTGTGGAGGAGCGTGCACAGCTCCAGGGCAAGGTAGGAAGTCTTGAGGAGAGGTTGAAGGGATTGTCAGAGCATATGCTCCCTGGTGACCAACTCAAAGAGATTACAGCACTCAAG GAGGTGATTGAAAGTCAGGAGAAAACAATCACAAGTTTAATGAAAGCTGTGCAGGAGCAGCATGCACAGCTTGACCATCAGAAAATCAAAATCAAGAATATGGAGGAAAAG cTTAACTATGAGAGTTTACAAGACACATCTGATAAGACAACGGATTCAGAAACTACAGCTCTAGATGTGTTTGAATATCAGACAAGAAACTCATctgatttgaatgaaaatg ATTTGCCTATCGATTGCACTGAGTTATTTGAAAGAAAAGAGAACAGGAGTGGAATCTATATCATCGAGCCAAAAGAATCTGAGCCTTTCAGTGTTTACTGTGAAATGGGTTCTG ATGGTGGTTCAACTGTGATCCAACGTAGGGTTGATGGATCAGTGGATTTTGATCAGACATGGGATGAGTATGAGAAGGGCTTTGGAAATCTGGGAA AGGACTTCTGGTTGGGACTGAAGAAAATCCATAGCATTACACAACAACGATTATACATCTTGAGAATTGATCTGGAAGAATGGAAGGAGGATAAACATTGGGCTGAATACCACTTCTCGCTAGATGGTCCCTCTGAGTACTATACACTCCATCTTAGCAACTTCTCCAGTGACCTGGTTGATGCTATGGCCAACACTTCTAGGATAAGATTCTCCACCAAAGACCAAAATAATGGGACTCCAGAAGCCTCTAACTGTGCACGCAATTACACAG GTGGTTGGTGGTTTACTGGGTGTGGAGAAAACAACCTTAATGGAAGGTATCTATGGGTTAGAGCTAAAGGACGTTCTGGTAGAAGAAGGGGCCTTCACTGGAAACCTGGAAATGGGACAGCATATTCCCTCAAGATGACCAAATTCTCCATACGACCAGCCATAGCTGGTGAAAGTTTTAAATGA